In the genome of Candidatus Neomarinimicrobiota bacterium, one region contains:
- a CDS encoding DUF177 domain-containing protein, whose amino-acid sequence MKINRSELERGFKNKLFDIPVEGLHLEDVRIENDPMECILSADPFPKGIKLSGSLKVHFLESCDRCLESLVEVHTTKVNCLLTPIKAMIDDFETQVIYFNSTDLEVDIGPILKEIILLEESWKRLCREDCKGLCPTCGINQNFGTCECHDDSSDSPWDALKQI is encoded by the coding sequence ATGAAGATAAATCGTTCCGAATTGGAACGCGGTTTTAAAAACAAGCTGTTTGACATACCGGTTGAAGGATTACATCTTGAGGATGTTCGCATAGAAAATGACCCCATGGAGTGCATTTTATCTGCAGACCCTTTCCCAAAAGGAATAAAACTATCAGGATCCTTAAAGGTACATTTTCTGGAATCTTGCGATAGATGTTTGGAATCATTAGTAGAGGTCCATACTACTAAAGTGAACTGTTTGCTGACACCTATTAAAGCAATGATTGATGATTTTGAAACGCAAGTTATCTACTTCAATTCCACCGATCTTGAAGTAGATATTGGACCAATCTTGAAAGAGATAATTCTTCTTGAAGAATCATGGAAGCGATTGTGCCGTGAGGATTGCAAGGGGCTCTGCCCTACCTGCGGGATTAATCAAAATTTTGGAACATGCGAATGCCATGATGATTCTTCGGATTCACCTTGGGATGCACTTAAACAAATTTAA
- the rpmF gene encoding 50S ribosomal protein L32 produces MALPKRKQSKARGRKRRTHYKARQINLTDCAQCSQKKMPHRACPNCGYYRGRPVVSATEN; encoded by the coding sequence ATGGCTCTACCAAAAAGAAAACAATCGAAAGCACGCGGACGAAAACGACGCACACATTATAAAGCACGTCAAATAAATTTGACTGACTGCGCACAATGCAGCCAGAAAAAAATGCCTCACCGTGCATGCCCAAATTGCGGGTATTACAGGGGCAGACCTGTTGTTTCAGCAACTGAAAATTAA
- a CDS encoding ketoacyl-ACP synthase III, with protein MNATITTTARYLPDRILTNFDLEKMVDTSDEWIRLRTGISKRHLVAEGEATSDMCAAVMKQLLERSGKSPEDIDLLIVATITPDVFVASTAAIVLDKVGATNAWGFDLAAACSGFLYGIETGSKMIESGQYKNVVVIGADTMSSIIDYTDRNTCVLFGDGAGGVLLEPTDSNGGILDSLLFSDGSGSKALQVPAGGSLHPASQDTVEKRMHYVYQDGKTVFKFAVKKMADVSAEILKNNGLTGKNVSLFIPHQANKRIIDATAERCNLSEDQVLINIDKYGNTTGGTIPIALDEAVETGRLKNNDLLLLAAFGGGFTWGSVLIRWTASS; from the coding sequence GTGAACGCAACTATTACAACTACTGCTCGATATTTACCGGATCGTATTCTAACTAATTTTGATCTGGAAAAAATGGTCGATACATCCGATGAATGGATTCGTTTAAGGACAGGGATTAGCAAACGTCATCTTGTAGCAGAAGGTGAAGCGACTTCTGATATGTGTGCTGCTGTTATGAAACAACTTCTTGAACGATCCGGAAAAAGTCCTGAGGATATTGACCTTTTAATTGTTGCAACTATTACACCGGATGTTTTTGTGGCCTCAACCGCAGCGATTGTTTTAGACAAAGTTGGTGCTACCAATGCCTGGGGTTTTGATCTTGCTGCTGCGTGTTCGGGATTTTTATACGGCATTGAAACCGGTTCTAAAATGATAGAATCTGGCCAATATAAAAATGTAGTTGTGATTGGCGCAGATACAATGAGTTCTATAATTGATTATACAGATCGCAATACCTGTGTACTATTTGGTGATGGAGCAGGCGGTGTTTTGCTAGAGCCAACCGATAGTAATGGCGGAATTTTGGATTCTTTACTTTTTTCAGATGGAAGTGGGAGTAAAGCGTTGCAAGTTCCTGCCGGTGGAAGCCTCCACCCTGCTTCACAAGATACTGTTGAAAAACGAATGCATTATGTTTATCAAGATGGAAAAACTGTTTTCAAATTCGCCGTAAAAAAAATGGCGGATGTTAGTGCTGAAATTCTTAAAAATAATGGGTTAACAGGGAAAAATGTTTCACTTTTCATTCCCCACCAAGCAAATAAACGCATTATTGATGCAACAGCTGAACGGTGTAATCTTTCCGAAGATCAGGTCCTGATAAATATTGATAAATATGGAAATACAACTGGAGGAACAATTCCAATCGCTTTAGATGAAGCAGTGGAAACAGGAAGATTAAAAAATAATGATTTGTTGTTATTAGCAGCATTTGGCGGAGGATTTACTTGGGGAAGCGTATTAATTCGCTGGACTGCATCCTCTTGA
- the fabD gene encoding ACP S-malonyltransferase, with the protein MGIDLFKNTEIGKKRFDQANTIMNTDIQSIIFEGSEDDLKQTRITQPSIYIISVILSELLFENEITIGAAAGHSLGEYSALTAAGAFDFQTGLTLVKLRAESMQKTGDETDGTMAAVLGLEDKVIDEMCTSITQGVVVAANFNVLGQVVISGETNAVKDAMESAIKLGATKVIPLNVSGAFHSPLMSPAREALAEKLATTEILDTYFPVYVNYSAKPISSANEIRNALIKQLDHPVKWHESVSNMISDGASSFLEVGPGRVLQGLNRRINRDVPMKGISTWEDVNNYHV; encoded by the coding sequence ATGGGGATTGACCTATTTAAGAATACTGAAATTGGAAAAAAACGATTTGACCAAGCAAATACCATCATGAATACAGATATTCAATCTATTATTTTTGAAGGAAGTGAAGACGATTTGAAGCAAACACGAATAACGCAACCATCCATATATATTATAAGTGTTATTTTATCAGAATTACTTTTTGAAAATGAAATTACTATTGGGGCAGCCGCCGGGCATAGCCTTGGAGAATATTCGGCATTAACCGCCGCTGGGGCATTCGATTTTCAAACCGGACTCACTTTAGTAAAACTTCGTGCTGAAAGCATGCAAAAAACAGGTGACGAAACAGATGGAACAATGGCTGCAGTATTAGGACTTGAGGATAAGGTCATTGATGAAATGTGCACATCCATCACTCAAGGTGTAGTTGTTGCAGCGAATTTTAATGTGCTAGGACAAGTAGTTATTTCCGGTGAAACTAATGCAGTAAAAGATGCTATGGAATCAGCAATAAAACTTGGAGCAACAAAAGTAATTCCCCTGAATGTGAGTGGCGCCTTCCATTCTCCTCTTATGTCACCCGCGCGAGAAGCGCTTGCAGAGAAGTTGGCTACCACAGAAATTCTAGATACATATTTCCCTGTTTACGTGAATTACAGTGCAAAGCCCATATCATCAGCTAATGAAATCAGGAATGCCCTGATAAAGCAACTTGATCATCCTGTGAAATGGCATGAATCTGTTTCAAATATGATTTCTGACGGTGCATCATCCTTTTTAGAAGTCGGTCCAGGTCGAGTTCTGCAAGGATTAAATCGGCGTATAAACCGAGATGTACCTATGAAAGGAATTTCAACGTGGGAAGACGTCAATAATTATCATGTATGA
- the fabG gene encoding 3-oxoacyl-[acyl-carrier-protein] reductase has protein sequence MYDLTEKTAIVTGASRGIGKSIAEVLAKYGAQVVCVSRSEDAVNTVATEIQSNGGKAVGMSCDVSDASNVTQLMKDVQTQFQTIDVLINNAGITRDGLIMRMSNEDWETVLDINLKGAYHTIKAVARPMMKQRSGRIINISSIVGLTGNAGQANYAASKAGLIGLTKSMAQELAPRGITVNCIAPGYIETDMTDSLTDNIKENITKQIPLGRIGKPKEVAALALFLSSDEAEYITGQTITVDGGMVMN, from the coding sequence ATGTATGATTTAACAGAAAAAACGGCCATTGTAACCGGCGCATCTCGGGGAATCGGAAAAAGTATTGCTGAAGTTTTAGCAAAATATGGCGCACAAGTGGTCTGTGTTAGCCGGTCCGAAGATGCTGTGAATACGGTTGCGACTGAAATACAATCTAATGGCGGAAAAGCCGTTGGAATGTCCTGCGATGTTTCAGATGCATCGAATGTGACCCAATTAATGAAAGATGTTCAAACCCAATTCCAAACGATTGATGTTTTAATAAATAATGCGGGAATAACTCGGGACGGATTAATTATGAGAATGTCGAATGAAGATTGGGAAACGGTTTTAGATATCAATTTAAAAGGTGCCTACCATACCATTAAAGCTGTCGCCCGCCCTATGATGAAACAACGTAGCGGAAGAATCATTAATATATCCTCAATCGTTGGACTTACCGGAAATGCCGGCCAAGCAAATTATGCTGCTTCTAAAGCAGGTCTCATAGGACTTACAAAATCCATGGCACAAGAACTTGCCCCTCGGGGGATAACCGTCAATTGTATAGCACCCGGATATATTGAAACTGATATGACCGACTCATTAACGGATAATATTAAAGAAAATATTACAAAACAAATACCGCTTGGACGGATCGGGAAACCAAAAGAGGTCGCTGCTCTGGCGCTCTTTTTAAGTTCGGACGAAGCGGAGTATATCACCGGGCAAACGATAACGGTTGACGGTGGTATGGTAATGAACTAA
- the acpP gene encoding acyl carrier protein, with product MATIDKVKEVIIDKLGVEEDKIKLEASFVDDLGADSLDTVELIMELEEEFGLEIPDEDAEGLTTVGSVVDYLESNS from the coding sequence ATGGCAACAATAGACAAAGTAAAAGAAGTTATCATTGATAAACTGGGAGTTGAGGAAGATAAAATCAAACTAGAAGCATCTTTTGTGGATGATTTGGGTGCCGATTCCCTCGACACAGTCGAACTCATTATGGAACTTGAAGAAGAATTTGGACTTGAAATTCCCGATGAAGATGCTGAAGGACTCACGACTGTTGGCTCTGTCGTAGATTATCTCGAAAGCAATTCATAG
- the fabF gene encoding beta-ketoacyl-ACP synthase II, whose amino-acid sequence MSRKRVVITGMGVLAPNGNSVSEFWSALCIGKSGIGPISYFDATEFPVKIAGELSGFRSENHFDRKELRKLDPFSVYALVSTREAINQAELNPDTIDCTRVGVILGTGIGGVNTFEEQKINIHTRGNRRVSPFFVPKMIANIAAGHIAIEYGFKGPNKTVISACASATDALGTALRTIQYGDADVVISGGTEASITDLTIAGFGNMKALSTRNDEPEKASRPFEIDRDGFVLGEGAGILILESEEHAKSRGATILAELSGYGATDDAFHITQPAVGGTGAMEAMRLAIQDSGMEISDVDYINAHGTSTPFNDKNESAAIASLFGEHTQHLKISSTKSMTGHLLGGAGGIEAVASVMAIQNQTIPPTINYVNPDPECTLDYTPNEACKKDVNAVLSNTFGFGGHNAVIMVKGWTG is encoded by the coding sequence ATGTCCCGTAAACGGGTAGTTATTACCGGCATGGGGGTTCTTGCTCCCAATGGAAATTCAGTTTCTGAATTTTGGTCTGCATTGTGCATCGGAAAAAGCGGCATTGGACCAATTTCATATTTTGATGCAACTGAATTTCCTGTAAAAATTGCGGGAGAACTCTCCGGATTTAGATCTGAAAATCACTTTGATCGGAAAGAACTCAGAAAGCTCGATCCATTCTCAGTGTATGCATTAGTTTCAACACGGGAAGCTATCAATCAAGCTGAGCTCAATCCCGATACAATAGATTGCACTCGTGTCGGTGTTATACTCGGAACCGGTATTGGCGGAGTGAATACTTTTGAAGAACAGAAGATCAACATTCACACGCGTGGAAATCGTCGAGTGTCACCGTTCTTCGTTCCTAAAATGATTGCAAACATTGCTGCTGGGCACATCGCCATTGAATATGGTTTTAAAGGTCCAAATAAGACGGTTATCTCTGCCTGTGCATCGGCTACAGATGCTTTAGGTACAGCACTTAGAACCATTCAGTATGGAGATGCCGATGTAGTCATTTCCGGTGGAACGGAAGCATCTATTACGGACTTAACCATTGCCGGGTTTGGAAATATGAAAGCTTTATCCACTCGAAATGATGAACCCGAAAAAGCAAGCAGACCGTTTGAAATAGATCGAGATGGCTTTGTGTTAGGTGAAGGCGCCGGTATTCTTATCTTGGAGTCCGAAGAACATGCTAAATCTAGAGGCGCAACAATCCTTGCAGAACTTTCAGGATATGGTGCCACAGATGATGCATTTCACATCACTCAACCTGCAGTTGGCGGAACAGGAGCAATGGAAGCCATGCGCTTGGCTATTCAAGATTCCGGAATGGAAATTTCGGATGTTGACTATATTAATGCACATGGAACATCTACACCATTTAATGATAAAAATGAATCTGCGGCAATTGCATCTCTATTTGGGGAACACACTCAACATCTAAAAATCAGTTCCACAAAATCAATGACAGGGCATCTTCTAGGTGGCGCAGGTGGAATAGAGGCTGTAGCATCTGTCATGGCTATTCAAAACCAAACCATTCCTCCTACCATCAATTATGTCAATCCAGATCCTGAATGCACACTCGACTACACACCGAATGAAGCATGTAAAAAAGATGTAAATGCTGTCTTATCCAATACGTTTGGATTTGGCGGGCACAATGCAGTCATTATGGTAAAAGGCTGGACCGGGTGA
- the rnc gene encoding ribonuclease III: MNLLKRLLGKPSSKISHPLEKHLGYSFSNRALLKQAFTHRSITTEPKQNYERLEFLGDAVIDIIISQELMKDFKNEDEGFLTQKRSSLVQKSFLGSMGKKLNLLSHLNIESTVDLNLEKIAEKQAANTYEALVGAIFLDGGLKPARKLILNTLWVNRQEAWKAINYKGQLIELCHILKIGNPRFLVTNVSGPDHQKLFEVYVIIKDDQFPTGIGTNKKTAEQSAAQYALEALSS; encoded by the coding sequence GTGAACCTGCTAAAGCGGTTACTCGGAAAACCATCCTCAAAAATATCTCACCCTCTAGAAAAACATTTAGGTTATTCTTTTTCTAACCGCGCATTACTGAAGCAAGCGTTTACCCATAGATCTATCACCACTGAACCAAAACAAAATTATGAAAGGTTAGAGTTTCTTGGCGATGCCGTGATTGATATCATCATCAGCCAAGAACTCATGAAAGATTTCAAAAATGAAGATGAAGGTTTTTTAACTCAAAAACGATCTTCTCTGGTTCAAAAATCATTTTTAGGATCAATGGGGAAAAAATTAAACTTGCTCTCCCATTTAAATATAGAATCAACTGTTGATCTAAATCTGGAAAAAATTGCTGAAAAACAGGCTGCGAATACGTATGAAGCACTTGTCGGCGCTATCTTTTTGGACGGAGGTTTAAAACCTGCCCGTAAACTAATTTTGAACACCTTATGGGTGAATAGGCAGGAAGCTTGGAAAGCAATTAACTATAAAGGACAACTTATAGAGTTATGTCACATTTTGAAAATTGGAAATCCACGATTTTTGGTTACAAATGTTTCCGGTCCTGATCATCAAAAACTTTTCGAAGTGTATGTAATAATTAAGGATGATCAATTTCCCACAGGAATTGGTACAAATAAAAAAACGGCAGAACAATCTGCCGCTCAGTATGCTTTAGAAGCGTTAAGCAGTTAA